GAGGGTGCTTTCCAGTTCCACCGGGTTCAGGATATTCAGGTTGTGCACATCGAGAATGACGTTGCCGTTGTCGGTGACGAAACCCTCCCGCAGCTTGGGCTGCCCCCCCAGTTTGACCAGCTCCCGCGCCACATAGCTGCGGGCCATGGGGATCACCTCGACAGGCAGCGGGAATTTCCCCAGCACGTCCACCAGCTTGGTGTGATCGACGATGCAGATGAACTTGTCGGAGGCCGCAGCGACGATCTTCTCCCGGGTCAGGGCGCCGCCGCCACCCTTGATCATGTGCAGATGCTCGGTGATCTCGTCGGCGCCATCCACATAGAGGGGAAGCTGGCCGGCATCGTTCAAATCGATGACGCGGATGCCCCGCGCCATCAGCCGCTGCCGCGTGGCTTCGGAGCTGGCCACGGCGGCATCGATCTTGTGTTTGATTTTGGCCAGCTCATCGATGAAATAGTTGGCGGTGGAACCGGTACCCACACCGATGAGACCGGGCTCGACAAAGGCGATGGCTTCCCGCGCCACCGCCTGCTTGAGTTCGTCCTGGGTCATGCTTGGCCTTCCGGAAAAATGCAGGGAAACGGCAAGGATA
The nucleotide sequence above comes from Burkholderiales bacterium. Encoded proteins:
- the rpiA gene encoding ribose-5-phosphate isomerase RpiA, encoding MTQDELKQAVAREAIAFVEPGLIGVGTGSTANYFIDELAKIKHKIDAAVASSEATRQRLMARGIRVIDLNDAGQLPLYVDGADEITEHLHMIKGGGGALTREKIVAAASDKFICIVDHTKLVDVLGKFPLPVEVIPMARSYVARELVKLGGQPKLREGFVTDNGNVILDVHNLNILNPVELESTLNQIAGVVTNGLFARRPADLALIGTPQGVTALKR